Proteins from a genomic interval of Neodiprion lecontei isolate iyNeoLeco1 chromosome 2, iyNeoLeco1.1, whole genome shotgun sequence:
- the LOC107218840 gene encoding diacylglycerol kinase 1 isoform X5 — MTLQWDKLSPAEFQQLQDLAAYSPRKLQDVLATFCGSTTTPGGVQKYHPDGVRNFEYLENKFRDIDYDGFRKFLDSYLEVGAPDELARHLFLSFVKKGPNATDTKALKNISLQRCVQEMAVLSSTTACAVITSHTTSNTNVNSTGLTGSGGGASESHCGGSSFVDKFHGLTEKLQALGHHRSDSETSARARTEIRHLARKQSMIDVHTVKVSLKDIVCYLSLLEAGRPEDKLEFMFRLYDTDGNGVLDRNEIDCIVNQMMNVAEYLGWDVTELKPILQDMMIEIDYDSDGTVSLDEWKRGGLTTIPLLVLLGLDSHVKEDGNHLWKLKHFSKPAYCNLCLNMLVGLGKKGLSCVFCKYTVHERCVQRAPASCIATYVKSKKTSQTMAHHWVEGNCHGKCSKCRKTIKSYNGITGLHCRWCQITLHNRCVSQVRAECTLGEYAAHILPPTAICPVVIDRQRSLSRDSKRGSRYGQDNASSTSNAAVSRGGSSNQQPAMSFQITLPPGVTPLAVFINPKSGGRQGEKMLRKFQYILNPRQVHNLATGGPMQGLQMFKDVENFKVICCGGDGTVGWILETMDHVQFLQQPAVGVIPLGTGNDLARCLRWGGGYEGEAIYKVLKKIEKATPVMMDRWQIEMIDQDEERKPNQDSIPYNIINNYFSVGVDAAICVKFHLERERNPEKFNSRMKNKLWYFEYATSEQFAASCKNLHEDLEIICDDIPLDLAHGPSLQGVALLNIPFTHGGSNLWGEHHTRHRLGKRRKRPDKELSTSSFNSVDLNAAIQDIGDNLIEVIGLENCLHMGQVKTGLRASGRRLAQCSSVKIKTTKRFPMQIDGEPWMQGPCTIHITHKNQVPMLMAPPPEKSKGFFRFLKRKVCCNYYCY, encoded by the exons ATGACACTTCAATGGGACAAACTTTCGCCCGCGGAGTTTCAACAACTTCAGGATCTCGCTGCCT ATTCACCGAGGAAACTGCAAGATGTATTGGCCACCTTTTGCGGGTCTACTACCACACCAGGAGGAGTGCAAAAATACCATCCGGACGGGGTGAGGAATTTTGAATACCTGGAGAACAAATTCAGA GACATTGATTACGATGGATTCCGCAAGTTCCTTGACAGTTATCTCGAGGTGGGCGCCCCAGATGAGCTGGCCAGGCACCTCTTCCTCTCCTTCGTTAAAAAGGGGCCAAATGCAACGGACACGAAGGCGCTCAAG AACATTTCGTTACAACGTTGCGTACAGGAAATGGCTGTTCTATCATCGACAACTGCCTGTGCGGTAATAACTTCGCACACGACGTCAAACACCAATGTGAACAGCACAGGGTTGACTGGAAGTGGTGGAGGCGCGTCTGAAAGTCACTGCGGAGGATCTTCGTTTGTAGATAAATTTCACGGTCTTACAGAGAAGCTACAGGCTCTCGGGCACCACAGAAGCGACAGCGAAACTTCTGCGAGAGCTCGAACAG aaattagaCACCTCGCCAGGAAACAGAGCATGATAGATGTGCACACCGTCAAAGTTAGCTTGAAAGATATCGTCTGCTACCTTTCTTTGCTCGAAGCTGGCCGACCCGAAGATAAGCTAGAAT TCATGTTCCGGTTGTACGATACCGATGGGAATGGGGTCCTCGATCGAAAC GAAATCGATTGCATAGTAAACCAGATGATGAATGTTGCGGAATATCTTGGATGGGATGTGACCGAACTGAAGCCG ATTCTACAAGACATGATGATAGAGATTGACTACGATTCGGATGGAACAGTTTCATTAGACGAATGGAAAAGAGGGGGCCTAACGACAATACCGCTACTTGTACTTTTGGGACTAGATTCGCACGTTAAAGAGGATGGTAATCACCTCTGGAAGCTGAAGCACTTCAGCAAGCCTGCCTATTGTAACCTTTGTCTCAACATGCTTGTAGGTTTGGGTAAAAAGGGATTATCCTGTGTCT TTTGTAAATATACTGTCCATGAAAGATGCGTACAAAGAGCGCCTGCCTCTTGCATAGCAACTTACGTCAAGAGTAAAAAGACTTCTCAAACAATGGCCCATCATTGGGTCGAAGGTAACTGCCATGGGAAGTGTTCAAAGTGTAGAAAGACGATAAAAAGTTACAACGGTATCACGGGACTCCACTGTCGATGGTGTCAAATAACT CTCCATAACAGATGCGTTTCTCAAGTCAGAGCCGAATGTACACTTGGAGAATATGCAGCCCACATCTTACCTCCAACTGCCATTTGCCCTGTAGTTATAGACAGACAACGATCGTTGTCCAGGGATAGTAAGAGGGGCAGTAGATATGGTCAAGATAATGCGTCTAGCACATCT AATGCCGCAGTTTCCAGGGGAGGTTCGTCCAACCAGCAGCCTGCGATGTCTTTTCAGATAACATTACCACCAGGGGTAACGCCGCTCGCAGTTTTTATAAATCCAAAATCTGGCGGTAGGCAGGGTGAAAAAATGCTGAGGAAGTTTCAGTACATACTAAATCCAAGACAAGTTCACAATTTGGCTACCGGTGGTCCAATGCAAGGGCTCCAAATGTTCAAGGATGTGGAAAACTTCAAAGTTATTTGTTGCGGGGGAGATGGGACTGTTGGATGGATATTAGAAACTATGG ACCATGTCCAGTTCTTACAGCAGCCTGCAGTAGGAGTAATACCACTGGGAACAGGCAATGACTTGGCTAGATGCTTGCGTTGGGGTGGTGGGTATGAGGGGGAAGCAATTTACAAGGTTTTAAAG aaaatagaaaaagctACGCCGGTAATGATGGACCGATGGCAAATCGAAATGATAGACCaagatgaagaaagaaaaccaAATCAGGATTCCATACCGTACAACATAATCAACAACTACTTCTCTGTTGGCGTCGATGCTGCGATTTGCGTTAAGTTTCACTTGGAGAGGGAACGAAATCCAGAGAAATTCAATAgcagaatgaaaaacaaactgTGGTATTTTGAGTACGCAACTAGCGAGCAGTTTGCTGCTAGTTGTAAGAACCTCCATGAAGATTTGGAGATAATA TGTGATGACATTCCTTTAGATTTAGCTCACGGGCCCTCGTTGCAAGGTGTCGCCCTGTTGAACATCCCCTTTACACACGGGGGCTCAAATTTATGGGGTGAACATCACACGAGGCATCGCCTTGGAAAGCGTAGAAAACGTCCAGACAAAGAACTGAGCACTAGCAGTTTTAATTCTGTAGATTTAAACGCAGCTATTCAAG ATATAGGAGACAATCTCATAGAAGTAATAGGATTGGAAAATTGTTTACACATGGGTCAAGTCAAGACAGGTCTCAGAGCATCTGGAAGAAGACTAGCCCAGTGCAGCagtgttaaaataaaaactaccAAAAGGTTTCCCATGCAGATTGACGGAGAACCATGGATGCAGGGACCATGCACG ATTCACATCACCCATAAAAACCAAGTACCGATGTTGATGGCTCCCCCTCCGGAGAAAAGTAAAGgattttttcgctttttaaagag GAAAGTTTGCTGtaattactattgttattga
- the LOC107218840 gene encoding diacylglycerol kinase 1 isoform X2: MTLQWDKLSPAEFQQLQDLAAYSPRKLQDVLATFCGSTTTPGGVQKYHPDGVRNFEYLENKFRDIDYDGFRKFLDSYLEVGAPDELARHLFLSFVKKGPNATDTKALKEMAVLSSTTACAVITSHTTSNTNVNSTGLTGSGGGASESHCGGSSFVDKFHGLTEKLQALGHHRSDSETSARARTGSVHPMLTVTHTSYSCHDVLEKKSTDSSPSHSQMSRNSSRKSNNSLFVNNGKLEEIRHLARKQSMIDVHTVKVSLKDIVCYLSLLEAGRPEDKLEFMFRLYDTDGNGVLDRNEIDCIVNQMMNVAEYLGWDVTELKPILQDMMIEIDYDSDGTVSLDEWKRGGLTTIPLLVLLGLDSHVKEDGNHLWKLKHFSKPAYCNLCLNMLVGLGKKGLSCVFCKYTVHERCVQRAPASCIATYVKSKKTSQTMAHHWVEGNCHGKCSKCRKTIKSYNGITGLHCRWCQITLHNRCVSQVRAECTLGEYAAHILPPTAICPVVIDRQRSLSRDSKRGSRYGQDNASSTSNAAVSRGGSSNQQPAMSFQITLPPGVTPLAVFINPKSGGRQGEKMLRKFQYILNPRQVHNLATGGPMQGLQMFKDVENFKVICCGGDGTVGWILETMDHVQFLQQPAVGVIPLGTGNDLARCLRWGGGYEGEAIYKVLKKIEKATPVMMDRWQIEMIDQDEERKPNQDSIPYNIINNYFSVGVDAAICVKFHLERERNPEKFNSRMKNKLWYFEYATSEQFAASCKNLHEDLEIICDDIPLDLAHGPSLQGVALLNIPFTHGGSNLWGEHHTRHRLGKRRKRPDKELSTSSFNSVDLNAAIQDIGDNLIEVIGLENCLHMGQVKTGLRASGRRLAQCSSVKIKTTKRFPMQIDGEPWMQGPCTIHITHKNQVPMLMAPPPEKSKGFFRFLKRKVCCNYYCY, translated from the exons ATGACACTTCAATGGGACAAACTTTCGCCCGCGGAGTTTCAACAACTTCAGGATCTCGCTGCCT ATTCACCGAGGAAACTGCAAGATGTATTGGCCACCTTTTGCGGGTCTACTACCACACCAGGAGGAGTGCAAAAATACCATCCGGACGGGGTGAGGAATTTTGAATACCTGGAGAACAAATTCAGA GACATTGATTACGATGGATTCCGCAAGTTCCTTGACAGTTATCTCGAGGTGGGCGCCCCAGATGAGCTGGCCAGGCACCTCTTCCTCTCCTTCGTTAAAAAGGGGCCAAATGCAACGGACACGAAGGCGCTCAAG GAAATGGCTGTTCTATCATCGACAACTGCCTGTGCGGTAATAACTTCGCACACGACGTCAAACACCAATGTGAACAGCACAGGGTTGACTGGAAGTGGTGGAGGCGCGTCTGAAAGTCACTGCGGAGGATCTTCGTTTGTAGATAAATTTCACGGTCTTACAGAGAAGCTACAGGCTCTCGGGCACCACAGAAGCGACAGCGAAACTTCTGCGAGAGCTCGAACAG GCAGTGTACATCCTATGCTGACTGTAACGCACACGTCGTACAGCTGTCACGacgtgttggaaaaaaaaagcacagaCAGCAGCCCGAGCCACAGCCAAATGTCCCGAAATTCATCCCGAAAATCTAACAACTCCCTGTTCGTTAACAATGGAAAATTAGAAG aaattagaCACCTCGCCAGGAAACAGAGCATGATAGATGTGCACACCGTCAAAGTTAGCTTGAAAGATATCGTCTGCTACCTTTCTTTGCTCGAAGCTGGCCGACCCGAAGATAAGCTAGAAT TCATGTTCCGGTTGTACGATACCGATGGGAATGGGGTCCTCGATCGAAAC GAAATCGATTGCATAGTAAACCAGATGATGAATGTTGCGGAATATCTTGGATGGGATGTGACCGAACTGAAGCCG ATTCTACAAGACATGATGATAGAGATTGACTACGATTCGGATGGAACAGTTTCATTAGACGAATGGAAAAGAGGGGGCCTAACGACAATACCGCTACTTGTACTTTTGGGACTAGATTCGCACGTTAAAGAGGATGGTAATCACCTCTGGAAGCTGAAGCACTTCAGCAAGCCTGCCTATTGTAACCTTTGTCTCAACATGCTTGTAGGTTTGGGTAAAAAGGGATTATCCTGTGTCT TTTGTAAATATACTGTCCATGAAAGATGCGTACAAAGAGCGCCTGCCTCTTGCATAGCAACTTACGTCAAGAGTAAAAAGACTTCTCAAACAATGGCCCATCATTGGGTCGAAGGTAACTGCCATGGGAAGTGTTCAAAGTGTAGAAAGACGATAAAAAGTTACAACGGTATCACGGGACTCCACTGTCGATGGTGTCAAATAACT CTCCATAACAGATGCGTTTCTCAAGTCAGAGCCGAATGTACACTTGGAGAATATGCAGCCCACATCTTACCTCCAACTGCCATTTGCCCTGTAGTTATAGACAGACAACGATCGTTGTCCAGGGATAGTAAGAGGGGCAGTAGATATGGTCAAGATAATGCGTCTAGCACATCT AATGCCGCAGTTTCCAGGGGAGGTTCGTCCAACCAGCAGCCTGCGATGTCTTTTCAGATAACATTACCACCAGGGGTAACGCCGCTCGCAGTTTTTATAAATCCAAAATCTGGCGGTAGGCAGGGTGAAAAAATGCTGAGGAAGTTTCAGTACATACTAAATCCAAGACAAGTTCACAATTTGGCTACCGGTGGTCCAATGCAAGGGCTCCAAATGTTCAAGGATGTGGAAAACTTCAAAGTTATTTGTTGCGGGGGAGATGGGACTGTTGGATGGATATTAGAAACTATGG ACCATGTCCAGTTCTTACAGCAGCCTGCAGTAGGAGTAATACCACTGGGAACAGGCAATGACTTGGCTAGATGCTTGCGTTGGGGTGGTGGGTATGAGGGGGAAGCAATTTACAAGGTTTTAAAG aaaatagaaaaagctACGCCGGTAATGATGGACCGATGGCAAATCGAAATGATAGACCaagatgaagaaagaaaaccaAATCAGGATTCCATACCGTACAACATAATCAACAACTACTTCTCTGTTGGCGTCGATGCTGCGATTTGCGTTAAGTTTCACTTGGAGAGGGAACGAAATCCAGAGAAATTCAATAgcagaatgaaaaacaaactgTGGTATTTTGAGTACGCAACTAGCGAGCAGTTTGCTGCTAGTTGTAAGAACCTCCATGAAGATTTGGAGATAATA TGTGATGACATTCCTTTAGATTTAGCTCACGGGCCCTCGTTGCAAGGTGTCGCCCTGTTGAACATCCCCTTTACACACGGGGGCTCAAATTTATGGGGTGAACATCACACGAGGCATCGCCTTGGAAAGCGTAGAAAACGTCCAGACAAAGAACTGAGCACTAGCAGTTTTAATTCTGTAGATTTAAACGCAGCTATTCAAG ATATAGGAGACAATCTCATAGAAGTAATAGGATTGGAAAATTGTTTACACATGGGTCAAGTCAAGACAGGTCTCAGAGCATCTGGAAGAAGACTAGCCCAGTGCAGCagtgttaaaataaaaactaccAAAAGGTTTCCCATGCAGATTGACGGAGAACCATGGATGCAGGGACCATGCACG ATTCACATCACCCATAAAAACCAAGTACCGATGTTGATGGCTCCCCCTCCGGAGAAAAGTAAAGgattttttcgctttttaaagag GAAAGTTTGCTGtaattactattgttattga
- the LOC107218840 gene encoding diacylglycerol kinase 1 isoform X1 has protein sequence MTLQWDKLSPAEFQQLQDLAAYSPRKLQDVLATFCGSTTTPGGVQKYHPDGVRNFEYLENKFRDIDYDGFRKFLDSYLEVGAPDELARHLFLSFVKKGPNATDTKALKNISLQRCVQEMAVLSSTTACAVITSHTTSNTNVNSTGLTGSGGGASESHCGGSSFVDKFHGLTEKLQALGHHRSDSETSARARTGSVHPMLTVTHTSYSCHDVLEKKSTDSSPSHSQMSRNSSRKSNNSLFVNNGKLEEIRHLARKQSMIDVHTVKVSLKDIVCYLSLLEAGRPEDKLEFMFRLYDTDGNGVLDRNEIDCIVNQMMNVAEYLGWDVTELKPILQDMMIEIDYDSDGTVSLDEWKRGGLTTIPLLVLLGLDSHVKEDGNHLWKLKHFSKPAYCNLCLNMLVGLGKKGLSCVFCKYTVHERCVQRAPASCIATYVKSKKTSQTMAHHWVEGNCHGKCSKCRKTIKSYNGITGLHCRWCQITLHNRCVSQVRAECTLGEYAAHILPPTAICPVVIDRQRSLSRDSKRGSRYGQDNASSTSNAAVSRGGSSNQQPAMSFQITLPPGVTPLAVFINPKSGGRQGEKMLRKFQYILNPRQVHNLATGGPMQGLQMFKDVENFKVICCGGDGTVGWILETMDHVQFLQQPAVGVIPLGTGNDLARCLRWGGGYEGEAIYKVLKKIEKATPVMMDRWQIEMIDQDEERKPNQDSIPYNIINNYFSVGVDAAICVKFHLERERNPEKFNSRMKNKLWYFEYATSEQFAASCKNLHEDLEIICDDIPLDLAHGPSLQGVALLNIPFTHGGSNLWGEHHTRHRLGKRRKRPDKELSTSSFNSVDLNAAIQDIGDNLIEVIGLENCLHMGQVKTGLRASGRRLAQCSSVKIKTTKRFPMQIDGEPWMQGPCTIHITHKNQVPMLMAPPPEKSKGFFRFLKRKVCCNYYCY, from the exons ATGACACTTCAATGGGACAAACTTTCGCCCGCGGAGTTTCAACAACTTCAGGATCTCGCTGCCT ATTCACCGAGGAAACTGCAAGATGTATTGGCCACCTTTTGCGGGTCTACTACCACACCAGGAGGAGTGCAAAAATACCATCCGGACGGGGTGAGGAATTTTGAATACCTGGAGAACAAATTCAGA GACATTGATTACGATGGATTCCGCAAGTTCCTTGACAGTTATCTCGAGGTGGGCGCCCCAGATGAGCTGGCCAGGCACCTCTTCCTCTCCTTCGTTAAAAAGGGGCCAAATGCAACGGACACGAAGGCGCTCAAG AACATTTCGTTACAACGTTGCGTACAGGAAATGGCTGTTCTATCATCGACAACTGCCTGTGCGGTAATAACTTCGCACACGACGTCAAACACCAATGTGAACAGCACAGGGTTGACTGGAAGTGGTGGAGGCGCGTCTGAAAGTCACTGCGGAGGATCTTCGTTTGTAGATAAATTTCACGGTCTTACAGAGAAGCTACAGGCTCTCGGGCACCACAGAAGCGACAGCGAAACTTCTGCGAGAGCTCGAACAG GCAGTGTACATCCTATGCTGACTGTAACGCACACGTCGTACAGCTGTCACGacgtgttggaaaaaaaaagcacagaCAGCAGCCCGAGCCACAGCCAAATGTCCCGAAATTCATCCCGAAAATCTAACAACTCCCTGTTCGTTAACAATGGAAAATTAGAAG aaattagaCACCTCGCCAGGAAACAGAGCATGATAGATGTGCACACCGTCAAAGTTAGCTTGAAAGATATCGTCTGCTACCTTTCTTTGCTCGAAGCTGGCCGACCCGAAGATAAGCTAGAAT TCATGTTCCGGTTGTACGATACCGATGGGAATGGGGTCCTCGATCGAAAC GAAATCGATTGCATAGTAAACCAGATGATGAATGTTGCGGAATATCTTGGATGGGATGTGACCGAACTGAAGCCG ATTCTACAAGACATGATGATAGAGATTGACTACGATTCGGATGGAACAGTTTCATTAGACGAATGGAAAAGAGGGGGCCTAACGACAATACCGCTACTTGTACTTTTGGGACTAGATTCGCACGTTAAAGAGGATGGTAATCACCTCTGGAAGCTGAAGCACTTCAGCAAGCCTGCCTATTGTAACCTTTGTCTCAACATGCTTGTAGGTTTGGGTAAAAAGGGATTATCCTGTGTCT TTTGTAAATATACTGTCCATGAAAGATGCGTACAAAGAGCGCCTGCCTCTTGCATAGCAACTTACGTCAAGAGTAAAAAGACTTCTCAAACAATGGCCCATCATTGGGTCGAAGGTAACTGCCATGGGAAGTGTTCAAAGTGTAGAAAGACGATAAAAAGTTACAACGGTATCACGGGACTCCACTGTCGATGGTGTCAAATAACT CTCCATAACAGATGCGTTTCTCAAGTCAGAGCCGAATGTACACTTGGAGAATATGCAGCCCACATCTTACCTCCAACTGCCATTTGCCCTGTAGTTATAGACAGACAACGATCGTTGTCCAGGGATAGTAAGAGGGGCAGTAGATATGGTCAAGATAATGCGTCTAGCACATCT AATGCCGCAGTTTCCAGGGGAGGTTCGTCCAACCAGCAGCCTGCGATGTCTTTTCAGATAACATTACCACCAGGGGTAACGCCGCTCGCAGTTTTTATAAATCCAAAATCTGGCGGTAGGCAGGGTGAAAAAATGCTGAGGAAGTTTCAGTACATACTAAATCCAAGACAAGTTCACAATTTGGCTACCGGTGGTCCAATGCAAGGGCTCCAAATGTTCAAGGATGTGGAAAACTTCAAAGTTATTTGTTGCGGGGGAGATGGGACTGTTGGATGGATATTAGAAACTATGG ACCATGTCCAGTTCTTACAGCAGCCTGCAGTAGGAGTAATACCACTGGGAACAGGCAATGACTTGGCTAGATGCTTGCGTTGGGGTGGTGGGTATGAGGGGGAAGCAATTTACAAGGTTTTAAAG aaaatagaaaaagctACGCCGGTAATGATGGACCGATGGCAAATCGAAATGATAGACCaagatgaagaaagaaaaccaAATCAGGATTCCATACCGTACAACATAATCAACAACTACTTCTCTGTTGGCGTCGATGCTGCGATTTGCGTTAAGTTTCACTTGGAGAGGGAACGAAATCCAGAGAAATTCAATAgcagaatgaaaaacaaactgTGGTATTTTGAGTACGCAACTAGCGAGCAGTTTGCTGCTAGTTGTAAGAACCTCCATGAAGATTTGGAGATAATA TGTGATGACATTCCTTTAGATTTAGCTCACGGGCCCTCGTTGCAAGGTGTCGCCCTGTTGAACATCCCCTTTACACACGGGGGCTCAAATTTATGGGGTGAACATCACACGAGGCATCGCCTTGGAAAGCGTAGAAAACGTCCAGACAAAGAACTGAGCACTAGCAGTTTTAATTCTGTAGATTTAAACGCAGCTATTCAAG ATATAGGAGACAATCTCATAGAAGTAATAGGATTGGAAAATTGTTTACACATGGGTCAAGTCAAGACAGGTCTCAGAGCATCTGGAAGAAGACTAGCCCAGTGCAGCagtgttaaaataaaaactaccAAAAGGTTTCCCATGCAGATTGACGGAGAACCATGGATGCAGGGACCATGCACG ATTCACATCACCCATAAAAACCAAGTACCGATGTTGATGGCTCCCCCTCCGGAGAAAAGTAAAGgattttttcgctttttaaagag GAAAGTTTGCTGtaattactattgttattga
- the LOC107218840 gene encoding diacylglycerol kinase 1 isoform X4: MTLQWDKLSPAEFQQLQDLAAYSPRKLQDVLATFCGSTTTPGGVQKYHPDGDIDYDGFRKFLDSYLEVGAPDELARHLFLSFVKKGPNATDTKALKEMAVLSSTTACAVITSHTTSNTNVNSTGLTGSGGGASESHCGGSSFVDKFHGLTEKLQALGHHRSDSETSARARTGSVHPMLTVTHTSYSCHDVLEKKSTDSSPSHSQMSRNSSRKSNNSLFVNNGKLEEIRHLARKQSMIDVHTVKVSLKDIVCYLSLLEAGRPEDKLEFMFRLYDTDGNGVLDRNEIDCIVNQMMNVAEYLGWDVTELKPILQDMMIEIDYDSDGTVSLDEWKRGGLTTIPLLVLLGLDSHVKEDGNHLWKLKHFSKPAYCNLCLNMLVGLGKKGLSCVFCKYTVHERCVQRAPASCIATYVKSKKTSQTMAHHWVEGNCHGKCSKCRKTIKSYNGITGLHCRWCQITLHNRCVSQVRAECTLGEYAAHILPPTAICPVVIDRQRSLSRDSKRGSRYGQDNASSTSNAAVSRGGSSNQQPAMSFQITLPPGVTPLAVFINPKSGGRQGEKMLRKFQYILNPRQVHNLATGGPMQGLQMFKDVENFKVICCGGDGTVGWILETMDHVQFLQQPAVGVIPLGTGNDLARCLRWGGGYEGEAIYKVLKKIEKATPVMMDRWQIEMIDQDEERKPNQDSIPYNIINNYFSVGVDAAICVKFHLERERNPEKFNSRMKNKLWYFEYATSEQFAASCKNLHEDLEIICDDIPLDLAHGPSLQGVALLNIPFTHGGSNLWGEHHTRHRLGKRRKRPDKELSTSSFNSVDLNAAIQDIGDNLIEVIGLENCLHMGQVKTGLRASGRRLAQCSSVKIKTTKRFPMQIDGEPWMQGPCTIHITHKNQVPMLMAPPPEKSKGFFRFLKRKVCCNYYCY; encoded by the exons ATGACACTTCAATGGGACAAACTTTCGCCCGCGGAGTTTCAACAACTTCAGGATCTCGCTGCCT ATTCACCGAGGAAACTGCAAGATGTATTGGCCACCTTTTGCGGGTCTACTACCACACCAGGAGGAGTGCAAAAATACCATCCGGACGGG GACATTGATTACGATGGATTCCGCAAGTTCCTTGACAGTTATCTCGAGGTGGGCGCCCCAGATGAGCTGGCCAGGCACCTCTTCCTCTCCTTCGTTAAAAAGGGGCCAAATGCAACGGACACGAAGGCGCTCAAG GAAATGGCTGTTCTATCATCGACAACTGCCTGTGCGGTAATAACTTCGCACACGACGTCAAACACCAATGTGAACAGCACAGGGTTGACTGGAAGTGGTGGAGGCGCGTCTGAAAGTCACTGCGGAGGATCTTCGTTTGTAGATAAATTTCACGGTCTTACAGAGAAGCTACAGGCTCTCGGGCACCACAGAAGCGACAGCGAAACTTCTGCGAGAGCTCGAACAG GCAGTGTACATCCTATGCTGACTGTAACGCACACGTCGTACAGCTGTCACGacgtgttggaaaaaaaaagcacagaCAGCAGCCCGAGCCACAGCCAAATGTCCCGAAATTCATCCCGAAAATCTAACAACTCCCTGTTCGTTAACAATGGAAAATTAGAAG aaattagaCACCTCGCCAGGAAACAGAGCATGATAGATGTGCACACCGTCAAAGTTAGCTTGAAAGATATCGTCTGCTACCTTTCTTTGCTCGAAGCTGGCCGACCCGAAGATAAGCTAGAAT TCATGTTCCGGTTGTACGATACCGATGGGAATGGGGTCCTCGATCGAAAC GAAATCGATTGCATAGTAAACCAGATGATGAATGTTGCGGAATATCTTGGATGGGATGTGACCGAACTGAAGCCG ATTCTACAAGACATGATGATAGAGATTGACTACGATTCGGATGGAACAGTTTCATTAGACGAATGGAAAAGAGGGGGCCTAACGACAATACCGCTACTTGTACTTTTGGGACTAGATTCGCACGTTAAAGAGGATGGTAATCACCTCTGGAAGCTGAAGCACTTCAGCAAGCCTGCCTATTGTAACCTTTGTCTCAACATGCTTGTAGGTTTGGGTAAAAAGGGATTATCCTGTGTCT TTTGTAAATATACTGTCCATGAAAGATGCGTACAAAGAGCGCCTGCCTCTTGCATAGCAACTTACGTCAAGAGTAAAAAGACTTCTCAAACAATGGCCCATCATTGGGTCGAAGGTAACTGCCATGGGAAGTGTTCAAAGTGTAGAAAGACGATAAAAAGTTACAACGGTATCACGGGACTCCACTGTCGATGGTGTCAAATAACT CTCCATAACAGATGCGTTTCTCAAGTCAGAGCCGAATGTACACTTGGAGAATATGCAGCCCACATCTTACCTCCAACTGCCATTTGCCCTGTAGTTATAGACAGACAACGATCGTTGTCCAGGGATAGTAAGAGGGGCAGTAGATATGGTCAAGATAATGCGTCTAGCACATCT AATGCCGCAGTTTCCAGGGGAGGTTCGTCCAACCAGCAGCCTGCGATGTCTTTTCAGATAACATTACCACCAGGGGTAACGCCGCTCGCAGTTTTTATAAATCCAAAATCTGGCGGTAGGCAGGGTGAAAAAATGCTGAGGAAGTTTCAGTACATACTAAATCCAAGACAAGTTCACAATTTGGCTACCGGTGGTCCAATGCAAGGGCTCCAAATGTTCAAGGATGTGGAAAACTTCAAAGTTATTTGTTGCGGGGGAGATGGGACTGTTGGATGGATATTAGAAACTATGG ACCATGTCCAGTTCTTACAGCAGCCTGCAGTAGGAGTAATACCACTGGGAACAGGCAATGACTTGGCTAGATGCTTGCGTTGGGGTGGTGGGTATGAGGGGGAAGCAATTTACAAGGTTTTAAAG aaaatagaaaaagctACGCCGGTAATGATGGACCGATGGCAAATCGAAATGATAGACCaagatgaagaaagaaaaccaAATCAGGATTCCATACCGTACAACATAATCAACAACTACTTCTCTGTTGGCGTCGATGCTGCGATTTGCGTTAAGTTTCACTTGGAGAGGGAACGAAATCCAGAGAAATTCAATAgcagaatgaaaaacaaactgTGGTATTTTGAGTACGCAACTAGCGAGCAGTTTGCTGCTAGTTGTAAGAACCTCCATGAAGATTTGGAGATAATA TGTGATGACATTCCTTTAGATTTAGCTCACGGGCCCTCGTTGCAAGGTGTCGCCCTGTTGAACATCCCCTTTACACACGGGGGCTCAAATTTATGGGGTGAACATCACACGAGGCATCGCCTTGGAAAGCGTAGAAAACGTCCAGACAAAGAACTGAGCACTAGCAGTTTTAATTCTGTAGATTTAAACGCAGCTATTCAAG ATATAGGAGACAATCTCATAGAAGTAATAGGATTGGAAAATTGTTTACACATGGGTCAAGTCAAGACAGGTCTCAGAGCATCTGGAAGAAGACTAGCCCAGTGCAGCagtgttaaaataaaaactaccAAAAGGTTTCCCATGCAGATTGACGGAGAACCATGGATGCAGGGACCATGCACG ATTCACATCACCCATAAAAACCAAGTACCGATGTTGATGGCTCCCCCTCCGGAGAAAAGTAAAGgattttttcgctttttaaagag GAAAGTTTGCTGtaattactattgttattga